The genome window aaggctatggtttttcctgtggtcatgtatggatgtgagagttggactctgaagaaggctgagcgccaaagaattgatgcttttgagctgtggtgttggagaagactcttgagagtcccttggactgcaaggagatccaaccagtccattctgaaggagaccaaccctgggatttctttggaaggaatgatgctaaagctgaaactccagtactttggccacctcatgcgaagagttgactcactggaaaagagtctgatgctgggagggattgggggcaggaggagaaggggacgaccgaggatgagatggctggatggcatcacggactcgatggacgtgagtctgagtgaactccgggagttggtgatggacagggaggcctggcgtgctgcaattcacggggtcgcaaagagtcggacacgactgagtgactgaactgactgactgaccaatTCAAAGTAACTTTCAAAAAAAGGTTAAGAATACTGGGATAAAAATTAGGCCATGAGCagctccaaataccatcacaagAAACATAATCTTGAAAAACGTCCTGAAGATGTACGCTTTAGCTGCAGACAAGACACACACCCCTATTACTGTTGAAACCGCACTTTGTAACACAGGGTACCCTAACAGGTACAGCGCCTCAATGGCTTTGTGGTTTGCTGAGGGCTCTGAACTGGAGACAAATGCATAGGAAATGTGAGCAGCAAAGTCAAAAGAAAACCCTATACAGATGACAAGATTAATCATGGATATGGAGTCAAGGTTGACATTCCAGAACGCCATAAAACCCGTGACACCCACAATCACAGAAGCAATAGCAAAAGTTACCCACAAAGAGCACAGGGGATGAGGAATTAATAATAAGGAAATGATGAACATAGCTGCTGACGCAACAACCACATTTCGAACAGTGTTTTCTACTATTGCAGAAAACTGGTCAAAATATATGAATGCCGGGTTGTACACCATTAGGGGCACGTCACACTTCTCAGCCATGTCTCGGAACTGGAGTAACATCAGCTTCTTATTGGTTGAAGAAGAAATGCCCATGCTTTGAATGAAGGCCCGGGAACAAACGATCTCCTGTGATGATGTTATATTAATATCATATGCAAAGAGTGGAAATTCCATTAAGAAAGTGGGAATAGTGCTTAGAAACACGGTCTTATCATTTATATCCTGACGGAGGTTCTCCATGTAATTTACATATTCTCGTAACCAAAACTCTGTCAGGTTTTCATCTACATACTCACTGTTTTCAAAGTCCGCCAGACATTTCTCCAGTCTTTGCCTCGCATCTTTATCCCAGTAGTCAAGAACCTCAGTAACGATTACCATAACCCTGGGGCCATAAGTAGAAAAATGTTCTTCTTCTACATTAAAATATGGTATGATGTAGGAGTCGTCACTTGCCAAGTTTCGGAGGTCTAAACCTTCCTCCACTCGGAAACACCCATATACACTAGTTATGATGTACGAAACGTATAGGAGCACTACAAAAATCTTGGACTTGGTGCTTGTGAGCAAAGGACCAAAGTAGTCTCTAAAGAACAGATTCATCGGATGGGTGCCGGCTTTCCATCCATCCTGGAGGGGACggcctgggaggcagcagggcTTTCTGAGCAAGGGACATTGCTGGCCAGGCGCGCCTGGCTTCTCCAGCCAGCGCAGACAGGCCCCTTCTCTCTTCCCGTCCAGGGCCATGCATGCTCCGAAGCAGGTGACGCTGTACAAGTAGCAGAAGAGCAGGGTGGTCCCCGTGTAGACGCAGAAGTACTGCACGGACTGGAAGGAGGACATGACTCCTGTGTAGAAGGCCAGGACGTTGGTGAGCGTGGTGATCGTAATGGACACTGCCACTTGTGAGTAGGCATCAGACATCCGCTCGCTGATGCTGTCCGCGAGGCTGGTCTTCTGCCAGGCAGAAATCATGATGAACATGTCATCGACCCCAACACCTgttagagaaagaaacagagtcTTCGTACTTTTTAACATCCACTGAAGATTAACCCGACCCGCTCACACCGCTTCCTCTGCCCGTCTCCCAAGGCCTCCTTGACACTGCGGAGTCTGTGTTTGGACCCTGCTTTCTCTGGCGCCTTCTCTGGTTGCCTCTGAATCCACAGCACGACTCTTCACCCCTTGCTCTGTAATAGCTGCACTCTGCCCACACAGCACAGCGCACTCTACTCCTAGCCACCACTCAGGTGCTTCGTGAAGAGCCAGGAAACCCGGCTGCCTGCGTGTTAGGCGAAGCAGTGTTAGCCACGCATCTCTGGTCCCATCAGAACATTCGAGGGACCATTTTCTCTCACAAACCATTTTACTCTGAGGCACTAATACTGAGTTAGCATCCCGTTGTTTAAAACATGAGCTGGATTTATCTGCTCTCCACTTAGCATCTAGCTGTCAATGCGGTATGATTTTAAAGGCACCCCATagtttgtacacacacacacacacacacacacacacacacacacacacacagatacatacacatgtaGTTTCCATTAGTCTGGTTCTGACACCCAGAACGCTGTCATTCAAACTTCACTTGCCCAGGTTAAGGCATTATGTCAGTAAAATGCAGGCACTCTTGAGATCAGAACTATGCACCAGAGCAAACCGTAAGGATCCTTTACATAGTAAGTGAATGCTAAAGTAACCAGCCTCTCTCACAGTGACGCTTCCGGCTTGATCTGGATAAAGAGGCCAGGAGCGCATCTGAGGACTCTGAAGCGGCCGCAGAAGCTTAGGAGAGGAGGACtgcagaggagaaaggggaaacCAGGCCGCCTAAGCACGCTGCAGATGACTTCACTTCCCTCGAGCTCCCACCGCTTCCACTCCTGTACGCCTGTTTCTGTGTGCATTGACACAAAGTCGATGCTTGGAACTGAACGCGGATTGGTTTTAATATCGACCTTGGACGGTCTTCGCAGGCTACACGGAAAGGCACCGGGAACGGCACTTTGCCTCTGGTTTGGATGCTCTGTGTGTTTGGTCTGGCAGAAGGCCTGCAGTGACGCAGGCTTGTGCAGCCCGTCACAAACCGCATCCTGGCATGCCCCCCACAGCCAGCTTTCTGGATTTCGCTTGCATTCAGCTGGATGAAGGGCAAGAATCCGAACTACTAAGGCCCACAAATAAACTCACTGATATGGAACAGGTATTTAAAAACCGGCTGTATTATTTATGGAACTTGGTTCAGAAACTGTCCTCACACATTTCTTGAGCTACTGAAATCACAGCCCGCCCTCCCCACCACATGCAGCCCTACACTCACATGTCTATGTATATACAGATAATATGAAGGCGTTGATATGAAGTCAGTTGTCTACACATCAGCTGCTATGGCTGTGGGGACACTGAGTGTGTAAGCGTGAGTGTGTGCTAGGAAGGCACACACCCAGTGCACAGttcctcccccatctcccctAGGAAGCCAATTATTAATTCTTCCAAGTTTTCCACCCAAAATAGAAAGATATCTGCCTTCTTatatttattgtaaaataaatcCTGAAAGTACAggcaaatacaaagaaaacctTTAAACAACTGTAATTCTACCTGTCAAGGACAATCCTTGctaatattttaagtattatcTATCCGAATTTGctctatacaaatatatacacacatttgtgTATCTCTCTGTTTTAAACATCTTGTCTCATAACCAGCATTTTTCATTTAACACTTTATATTTGCCTCTTTTGAAAGACTGAATGTGATTCCAGAACTTTAGTGTGGTCTGAGCAGACCGATCCCATGTTGATAAAGGAttagtttgtttctctttttccctgtTCTAAATCACACTAAAACGAACATGCTCATTCATTTTGTGAAAACCCATCCAATGACTAGAACAAACTCCCAGAAGTGGAGTTGGCAGGTCGAAGGGactccattaaaaatttttaagtcttttgaTTTGTTGCAAAGTTATATCTTAAAAGTGCACCAATTAACAAATCTCCCTCAGCAGAATATGAGAGAGTTCACTTGCATACAACCTTCCCCAAACCTTCAATCTTGCTATAATATTCATTAATCTAATAAGAAGACAAAGTATCTCACTTTTGGTTTAACTTGCATCCCTTGATGTGATTACACAAggtcaaatatttctttcttacatTTTCAATGATCAGCATTTtggattctctgtgtgtgtgtgtgaaacgcCTGTTCACGTCCGTCGTCTGTGTTTTTCCATTTGGGGCACCAGATTTTTCCAACTCTAAAGGCATAAAATTCCATTTCGTTTTCTCTCCTGATCCCTCATTTTGGGTCTGTAGAGTCACCTGCATATAACTATTCTGCCTGATCTAACACAGCACCCTTCCTTTCCCACCCCGCACCCCCACATGCACAATGTGCAGCCTCGTGCTTCGTTTTACTCACCGAGGATAAGAAACGGTGAATTCGCGACTATGAGCACAAAGGGCACCCCGACGTACAACATCAGGCCGAAGCTGCTCACCACGGCCAGGCCGGTGGAGATGACTCCGAAGACCGCGACCCACATTTTGTTGCGTACACAGTCACACCTGTAAATTTGGAGGGAAAAGTCATGGAACTTGAGTGGTAGCTTCCATACTGAAATTCCAGCAATTTGTAACATTCTTGACTCGGACACCTCTTCAGAGCCCTCTTGGACAATAATCCCCATAGCTGTCTGCTAGAGAACTTTAATTTCCGGACACTAGCCCCgatcaactgaacaaaaacaaagggcggtgaggggtggggggtggggtggggacagaaAAGTTGGGAATGTGTACTTTTACCAAACTATACTGGTTGATTCTTATGCAGTGAGCCAAGCATGAATCCACCGACTGGCCTTTCAGAACTGCAAAAAGATACTAAAACATTGCAAATAGGTAATTGCATTCTGATCTCCACAGGCATGTGAGTAGAAGCAAGCAGTATGAAAGTGCCCACGTCGAGGTATCTTCTCACCCACTTATGACTCCCATTAGCCATAAACACAATCCCAAATACCTCCTGTATGTCAGAGCTGGTTTAATGTATATTGTGGCTAACAGAAAGGATGAAAGCCTCCTTCTGAAAGTTGTTCATGTTCTCCTCTCCTAAAGAAGTGTGCTCTGGAAAGCCTCCTTCTGAAAGTTTTTCATGTTCTTCTCTGCTAAAGAAGTGTGCTCTGGGAAAGCCTCCTTCCTAAAGTTTTCATGTTCTCCTCTGCTAAAGAAGTGTGCTCTGGGAAAGCCTTCTTCCTAAAGTTTTCATGTTCTCCTCTGCTAAAGAAGTGTGCTCTGGAAAGCCTCCTTCTGAAAGCTGTTCATGTTCTTCTCTGCTAAAGAAGTGTGCTCTAGGAAAGCCTCCTTCTGAAAGTTTTCACGTTCTCCTTTGCTAAAGAAGTGTGCTCTGGGAAAGAGgctgtgtgtgcgcgtgtgtgctcagccaattcagttgtgtctgactgcttgtggccctgtggactgtagcccactaggctcctctgtccacgggagtctccaggcaggagcaGTGGAGTAGGTCGCCATGCCTtccccctaggggatcttccccacccagggatcaaacctatgtttcctgagtctcctgcattgcaggcagatgctttaccactgagccaccagggaagccccagaaaagtggccgctgctgctgctaagccgtgtcagtcatgtccgactctgtgcgaccccatagacggcagcccacgaggctcctccgtccatgggattctccaggcaagagtattggagtgggttgctattgccttctccaagaaaagtGGTTactaattgcaaaaaaaaaaaaaaagtaatgtataCTCCATTTTGAATAACACAACTTATGTCTATTTCTTGGTTGGACCAACAAAAATGGGGATATAGATGCAGCATTTCAAAAAGACTGGATTTAACACTTTAACTCCCCAACAACCACAACTGAGCATTTTAAAGTACTGACGACAATCTCTAGGTTTCTGTTCTACTTCATCGCCAACTGCGTCAAAACAAATGACTGATAGCTGCCTCTAGAAACGTTTAGTAGGAGAGAGAAACAGTCTGGTTTGAAGGCTAGGAAAGTCAACTATGGAAATGGAGCTGCTGATTCCCCAAAAGCAAGACTATAACTGAAGACCTTATTCATGCAAGGCCACATTAAAACAACCAAACTTTCTTATTAAAACAACTATGTGTGCCTGtatttcactttttctcaaaCTGCTGGTGCTATCTGTTAAACTCAGGGCCCCAAATCAACACAGATACACGCACCAAAACAAAAGCATTTTGTTTTGATCACAAAACAAGATTTGATTACAACCAATACTTTCTTGTGGACTTCTCTagagctcagatggcaaagaatttgcctgcaatgcaggagatctgggttcaatcccggggtcaggaagatctcctggagaaggaaatggcaagccactccagtattcttgcctggagaatcccatggacagggaggcctggtgggtacagaccctggggtcacatagagtcagacacgattaagtgactaacacatacacacaatacttTCTTCAAGCAACAATACTGGTTTACAAGAGtttaagataaaaataacacaaatgaacctTGAAATCAGAAAGGCTAACAGGATAAAAGCTACGTGTGACACGCTCAGCCCTGTCTCCTCTTTCTGGTTTCCGGACTGTTGGCATGCACTTTTCAGAGGGTGGAGGGAGTGAAGCACAGTATTGGCTAGAGTGACTTGACTTTGACCAGTCGCTGTGTCGGCTGTCTAAATGATCCTTATTTCAGCGTCCAACAGGCAACAGAAGCTGTGAATGCAGAGCACCGGTGAGCACACTCGCAGGTTTTCTGGTCTCCAGGAAGGGCTTTGGTTAAGCAGCGTATCAGAGTGACTTAGGAGAGTCTCAGAACTTTAGACTCCTGCAGTCTGGGCACACAGCTCTGCAGACTCTGATCTACAGTTTGTAGGGAAGTTGCAGAATCCATGTGTCTAAAAATTTCTTCATGTGATTCCAGTGCTCAGGCTGACTTGGGAATCGCTGGCAGCAAAGTGACCAATTGAAACAGCTCACTAGCCACACATTAAAGACGGCGTGAGACAGGAGGTCCCTGGCGGTGCAATGGCTAGGACACCTCAGCGCTTCcattgccagggcctgggtttggccaaaaaaaaaaaggtataaatggATGAAAGGAAGGATAATAGCTCTAACATACACAGAATATTAAATACCCAGACAATAGAAGTAAGTCCTTCCTTGTCAGCAATTATTTTAAATCTAAACAGATTAAACTTTCCAATCAAAAAGCAGATATTGTCAGAATGGATAAAACAGCATGATTCAACTATATGCTATTTATAAGGGATTCACTTTAGATCCATAGATTGGTAAGAGGCCTGAGCTAGATTCTCCATGTGAATAGCAACCAAAGGGGATGGGGTGCCCGCACTGATAACAGACAGAGTAGACTGCTCCAAAAGCTGTTGGAAGTTTTGAGACGGAAGGAATCACATATTCATAAACGGGCCAATTAGTCAAGAAGATGTAACAACTATGAACATGAATGGCCCTCGTAACAGCGACCCAAGACATATGAAGCAAATACTAACAGTGTTATAGAGAGAAACACGTAGCTCCACAATAATAGTTGGAAAGTTCAATACCTCCCTTTCAATAATGGGTAAAGCATCTAGGCAGATAATctataaggaaaatgaaaacatacaaaatACCACAAAACTTACGAGGTGTAGTGACACCAGTGCCCAGAGGCAAGTTTATGCTgcattaaaaacagagaaaagaccTCAAACCACTTTGTGGATTTAGACCCTTGTGGAGCCAGAAAAAGAGAAGACCCAACACGGAGCTGACAGGAGGGGTAAAATAAGAACATGGTaaatacattggagaaggaaatggcacccactccagtgttcttgcctggagaatcccagggacaggggagcctggtgggctgccgtctatggggtcgcacagagtcggacacgactgaagtgacttagcagcagcagcagagaaaactagcaaagccaaaagttggttatcaaaaaaaaaaatcaacaaaatggaaagacatttATTTAGAGTGATAAAGGGGAAAAATACAAGTAACTAAATGAGACATGAAAATGGGGAGTTCACTACTGGAtttacagaaacagaaaggaTTTAAGACATTACTATAAGCAACCTATGCCAAGAAACTGGATAACCTAGATAAAATACACAAATTCCCAGAAATACACAAAGACCTCAGCTGACTCAAGATGAAACTCTCCACAGAACATGTAAAAGGACTGATGCATAGTCAAGAACCGTACCTCACCTGCAAAATAAAGTCCAGTCTTGATGGCTTCACTAGTGCATTTAATCAAATatgtaaagaagaattaacaccaatccTTTTCAAACCCTTCcaaaaaaactgaaaggaaggAAACACTTCCTAACTCTTTTGATGAGGCCATGATTACACTGATCTCAGTGTCACACTAAGgtaccacagttcagttcagttcagtcgctccgtcgtgtccgactcttggcgaccccatgaatcgcagcactccaggcctccctgttcatcaccatctcccggagttcactcagactcacgtccatcgagtccgtgatgccatccagccatctcatcctctgtcgcccccttctcctcctgcccctaatccctcccagcatcagagtcttctccaatgagtcaactcttcccatgaggtggccaaagtactggagcttcagctttagtatcattccttccaaagaaatcccagggctgatctccttcagaatggactggttggatctccttgcagtccaagggactctcaagagtcttctccaacaccacagttcaaaagcatcaattcttcggcgctcagccttcttcagagtccaactctcacatccatacataaccacaggaaaaaccatagccttgactagatggaccttagtcagcaaagtaatgtctctggttttgaatatgctatctaggttggtcataacttttcttccaaggagtgagtgtcttttaatttcatggctgcaatcaccatctgcagtgattttggagccccctcaaaataaagtctgaccctgtttccactgtttccctatctatttccatgaagtgatgggaccagatgccatgatctttgttttctgaatgttgagctttaagccaactttttcagtctctcctctttcactttcatcgagaggctttttagctcctcttcactttctgccataagggtggtgtcatctgcatatccgaggttattgatatttctcccggcaattttgattccagcttgtgtttcttccagtccagcgtttctcatgatgtactctgcatataagttaaataagcagggtgacaatatacagccttgacgcactccttttcctatttggaaccagtctgttgttccatgtccagttctaactgttgcttcctgacctgcatacagatttctcaagaggcaggtaaggtggtctggtattcccatctctctcagaattttccacagtttcttatgatccacatagtcaaaggctttggcatagtcaataaagcagaaatagatgttttttctggaactctcttgctttttccatgatccagcagatgttggcaatttgatctctggttcctctgccttttctaaaaccagcttgaacatcagggagttcatggttcacgtattgctgaagcctggcttggagaattttgagcattacgttactagcatgtgagatgagtgcaattgtgtggtagtttgagcattctttggcattgcctttctttggaattggaatgaaaacggaccttttccagtcctgtggctactgctgagttttccaaatttgctggcatattgaatgcagcactttcacagcatcatctttcaggatttgaaatagctccactgaaattccatcacctccactagctttgttcatagtgatgctttctaaggcccacttgacttcactttccaagatgtctggctctagattagtgatcacatcatcatgattatctgggtcgtgaaaatctttttttttttttacagttcttccgtgtattcttgccacctcttcttaatatcttctgcttctgttcggtccataccatttctgtcctttatcgagcccatctttgcatgaaatgttcccttggtatctctaatttaagGAAGCTACAAATAATACCTCTTATTAATATAGataaaaaaatcctcaacaaaattctagcaaacacaaTCCAATAAGCATATTAAAAGAAGCATACATCATGACCATATGGGATTTACCCCAGGAATGGAAGCATGGCTCAACACAGGAGCACCAATGTAACACAGCACAGTAACAGAACAAAGGGTAAGAAGCATCTGAATCTCTCAAAAGGCACAGAAAAGGCACTTGACAAAACCCAATgtcttttcatgataaaaactctcgaAAACAAGGAATGGAAGGAAAGTGCCTCAAAATTATAAAGGCAATTTTGAAAACTGCAAGCTAACgttatactcaatggtgaaaaaagaaagctttccctctaagatcaggaacaagataaggacgGCCACTTTCATCAGCGATATTCAAAGATGCACTAGAGGTGCTTGTCAGAGCGATTAGACAGGACTTTGAAATTAAAGGAattcaaactggaaaggaagagctGTAACTCTCTTCTCACAGATTATATGATCCTACATATGAAAACTCCAATGAATCCAGAGGAAGCCACTAAAGTCAGAAAACAAATGCAGTAAAGCTGCAAGATGCGACACCAACACACAGGACTCAGTTGCTCCCACCCCTGTGCAATGAGCAACcccaaagaaattaagaaagtgaTTTCATTTAGTGTTTAGAATAATGAAACACTTAGGGATACATTTAACCAAAGAGGTGAAAGTCTGGTACACGGAAAACTGCAAAACATCGgtgaaagaaactaaaaaagacCTGAATTAATGGAAAGACTTTCACAGTCCATGGTggggaagacttaatattgtcaaaatgacaatCTCGCCTAAGGTGATCTACACATTAAACACAACctctatcaaaatcccaacagCTTTTATTCAGAAATGTATAGGTCAATACTCAAATTCATACGGAATTACAAGGAGTCCTGGATATTCCAGAataaccttaaaaagaaaaaataaatggacaACTGAGATCTCCAGATTTCAAAACTTATATAGCTACAGTATTTAAATCAAAGTGGTACTAGTATATggacagacatatagaccaagTAGAACTGAGCAtctaaaaataaatccatttatcTACAGGccattgatttttgacaaggatgcCAAATCCAATCAACTGGGAAAGagcagtcttttcaacaaatggcacCTGGATGACTGGATTTCCACAGGAacaagaatgaagttggacccctaCTTCACATCACATACGACTATGATCACAAACATCGCAGCCAGAACCACGAAACTCTAGAAGGAAACGGAGAGCAGCCACACATGCCCTCGCTTGTCGATGGGAGCTTAGATGCGACACCGAGAGCACGAGCAGAAGCGATGAGGGCAAACAAGCTGGGCTTCATCTGCACTGAAGCCTTTGTACGTTGAAGGGCATTATCGAGAAAGTGGAGAGATAATCCACAGagtgagagaagatatttgcaaattatagaACTTGATAAGGATTTAACATCCAAAACATATTCTCAACAACAACAGGACTCAACAATAAAAGGACAAACAGCTTCCCTAAAAATGGACAAAGGTGGGaactccctggcagcccagtggtcaGAACTCCagactttcactgccaagggcctggacCCAAGTTCAGCCTCCAGTCAGGGAAATGAGATGCTTCAAGCCTtggggcacagccaaaaaaagggcaaaggacttgaatagacatttcttcatagAGGATATGCCtgcgtgctcagtagctcagctgtctgactccttgtgacccctagccaccaagctcttctgttcatgaaatcttccaggcaagaataccagagtgagttaccatttccttctccagggcattttcccaacacaggggtcgaaaccaagtctcttgcatttcctgcacctgcaggcaggttctttaccacggcgccacctggggagctccaaagaagacataccaatAACCAATAACCACATTAAAAAGACAATCATGGTTAGGGtgtagagaaactggaaaactgacacactgttggtgggatatAAAATGGTGTAGTCTCTGTGAAAAA of Capricornis sumatraensis isolate serow.1 chromosome 14, serow.2, whole genome shotgun sequence contains these proteins:
- the LOC138090323 gene encoding patched domain-containing protein 3-like, whose translation is MSLNPSKVAPQPEPEAGQGPGSEAQGPGPEGESGPPAGPGPEPEPPLAAGQHREPERGRPSAEPPPPPASRPRCRTDCLEAPLSRAFQRLGRKVGAHPWVFLLLPVALTAVLGSGLMYLPRDGDEDLEEQYTPIGSPAKAERRFVQGHFTANDSLVFSVSRKSTDVPYASLLVVSDTETLLEPGVLEEISKVDDAVQALTVTQGHGTQIPYSEVCAKNQGACVPPNPLLFAWKRNRGLNLTAITFPVYSPAGQTVSLANILGGTVLGPSQSLLQAKAMRLQYYLETGEGEENERSKAWTIHFLTKFGSFEKSLALKKIQVVYFSSLSRKLEFEATSRTVVPLFHLAYLLIVLFAILSCCRCDCVRNKMWVAVFGVISTGLAVVSSFGLMLYVGVPFVLIVANSPFLILGVGVDDMFIMISAWQKTSLADSISERMSDAYSQVAVSITITTLTNVLAFYTGVMSSFQSVQYFCVYTGTTLLFCYLYSVTCFGACMALDGKREGACLRWLEKPGAPGQQCPLLRKPCCLPGRPLQDGWKAGTHPMNLFFRDYFGPLLTSTKSKIFVVLLYVSYIITSVYGCFRVEEGLDLRNLASDDSYIIPYFNVEEEHFSTYGPRVMVIVTEVLDYWDKDARQRLEKCLADFENSEYVDENLTEFWLREYVNYMENLRQDINDKTVFLSTIPTFLMEFPLFAYDINITSSQEIVCSRAFIQSMGISSSTNKKLMLLQFRDMAEKCDVPLMVYNPAFIYFDQFSAIVENTVRNVVVASAAMFIISLLLIPHPLCSLWVTFAIASVIVGVTGFMAFWNVNLDSISMINLVICIGFSFDFAAHISYAFVSSSEPSANHKAIEALYLLGYPVLQSAVSTVIGVCVLSAAKAYIFRTFFKIMFLVMVFGAAHGLIFIPVFLTFF